CTTTTTCCAATATTTAACTTACTCTGAGCTGAAAAGTATTAACTGAAAACAGTCCCCAGGACAACAGTGACACTTCAGTCACAACACGAGTTTTCTGAGGCACACCCAGCACCCCAAAGCTGGCAGTGTGTCTTCACTTCACTCCAATTCTGCTGGTACAGAACCTACACAACACAGTCCAGCTGTGTATCAGACatcacacaaaagaaaaaaaaagcaaaaaaggatACAAAGGCAATTCAGAGGGAATTCCGTTCCACCTTGTAGGTTTCACTTCATCTGTCAGGTACCCCGTGTGATTACTATAGTTATATTTATTGCTGGAGACCCATGGATATGCATTAAATAGAACAATGAATTACTTTATGACAACTACATTGAAACAATGGCAGGGAAATGAGCTACCAAAacaatgcaaatgaaaatgaaaagcagagctttggTACAACAAAACTGGAAGAACATTCTCGGCTACAAAAATTGACTTCTCTGAGTTCCTATCACAGTTTGGgccttattttaaataaactaaCTGTCTGAAAATAAGTGGTTTTAAAAGGCTGTTCATGTATGCTCCTGAACACCTTTCTCTTACTTCTTGGCATACTTCCTGCCCTTGCCTCTTCAGGATCTTGGGAATGTGAAGACGCTAAAGCCTGCACATGCCTGGCTTTGAAGTATCTGACTTCCTGCCTAAGCATATTTACACCCCTGGTACTTGCCAGACTGTACATCACCTGTGCCAGCTTCATCGCCTGTCATAAAATGGGTGGCTGGAATAACCAGCCAGTGCAGCTGTTTGCCTGGAGATGAGCAGAAACATGCCCTTCAGAAACCAAGCTCCAGGAAACAAAGCAATGACAGTAAGAGCAGGAGAAATACAGAATAAGGAATCACTACTTCTTCCTAGTGCAGTTTTCCTCAGCTGTTATAAATGAGTTTATTGCCTCACCCcaaattcctgttttcctccAAGCTCAGCTGTCTCAAGAAAGACTTTTTGACAAGCTCACTTTTTGACATGATAACTTTGACACAAACCAGAAGGAAACAGGCACTTAACAAGCAATGGTAACAAAGAGCTCCATGTtaataaaaacagcaacaaaactgaAGCAACTGACAATGGATATGTGAGGACAAGGCTCCATCCCGGAGATGGAGCTGAGTGTGAACAGAACCCGAAGCATGCAGGAGAGAGAGCGAGTCTCTGCAAGGGACACAAGCACTGCCTCACCTTCCTCTTGTCCAATGAGGGTATGGCTACCCCATTGGAGCGGTTAAGGTCTGACACCAGCACCTTCAGAATGTTCTGAATCTACAGGAGGcgaaagaaaaggggaaagagaaacGGCTcagagaaggacagagagaaaatgtCAATCCAAGGCAGCCAAGGAACCAGCCTCGTCCAGCTCGTGAGCGTGAGGACCACACGcctcagcccagcagctctgggcacacccCGGGCACCTTCGGACAGCCTCCAACGCCAGCTGCACCTTCCAACAGGCAGCTGCCAACTGCTGTAGCACACTTCATACAGCACCTACACCACTCAGCTCTTACCCCAGCACAACCACTTCCAGCTCCGGTCAGATTGtccagaaaagcaaagaagagGGAGGTGGCAAATGATTTCAGAGAAAGACACTCACATTCTCTGGAGGCTGCTGGTCATCAGTGGTGGGAGTCGCAGGTCTGCTGCCTTCCTTAGTTTTGCGTTTTTTCTTAGTTCCTGCAGTTGCTCCAGGGCTGTTCTTCTGCTGATATTCCTTCAGCTGTGAACAGAAGAAGACAAATCTGAAGTCCAAACAAAATATGCCTTCTataaccccaaaaaaacctcaaaacctaACTTCACTGGTAAAAATACAGGTCAAGTGTAAGGACAAGAGGAATGATCTTCCATGAATTTATCAATatgggagaaaaacaggaatCAAAATAAGTGCAGAGAATGCTAAAGTTAAGACTAAAGTGATGGGTTTATAACAGGAGTTGTAAACATTCAACTTTTGTTTACAGCCAATGCTGTTCctggtttgggggattttcagGGTTGTAAATAAGAGCAATAAGGCAGAATTAATAAAGTGCAATTAATCCTACATGCAAAGTGAGAAAGCACTGCCTGATAGTAAAATCTTCCACTCCACGAAAGATTTTATGAAGGACACTTGCAATCCCCACAGCAGACACTGCAACAACTGCAAACTAAGGGGAGAAACAACCTACAAATGATTTTTAATCGCATCCACTTCGCCCAGGAAGTGCCGGTCTGATAAGATGTAACTCGAATCCCGCCAGGTCTGCCGGCATTTCTGTGCAATTCCTGCACGCCCGAGCCCCAGACCCGGCAGCTGTTTATGCAAACAACGGCACCCCCGGCCCGCACACCCCGGGCAGGGCACGGCGGGGCAGcgggggaaggagaaggacgAAGGAGGATCCCATTATTGGTAGGATTTCAAAATGGAAGCCTGAACTGCTTCAGGACACTTTCCCGTTCCTGTGACTTTGACACAGAAGCGCATCCTGCCGGGACGCAGGCGGCCGGGCCGCCCCGAGGGAAAAAATACGGGGAAAAaacaggggaagaaaaggaaggcggggagggggaggaaggaaggcgGGGGGTACACGACACCCGCACCCCAGCCCGGGGAACCCTCACAGCACCGCAGCCACCCAGGCCCGGCCTCGCCCCGGCCGCCCGCCGAGAAGGCCGGGCCGCAGCCCCGGACACCCGCAGGCTCCCGGGCCCCACCGCGGCCGGGCCCGGAGCtcgggagcggcggcggcccggcccgcgccccTCGGGAGAGGCCgcgctcggcccggcccggggtcCGGCCCGCGCGGGGCTCGCCGTACGCAGCCGCCCCCAGCTCCGTCATGTCGCGTCCCGTCCCGTCCGGACCCCCGGCCCCTCACCTTCTTCTTGGCCGCGGCCAACcggctctgcctgctgccgtCCGCCATGTCCGCCCCGCGCCCGGGCCACGTCAGCCCGCCAggagcggcgggggcggcggcggctccgcccccggccggccccgctccgccccgggACAGCCCGGGGTGACACAGCGGgacagcccggccccgccgggacTCTCCCGCCCCGGAACACCACGGTCCCCGTGTGACACCGGGCTCTGTCCCGCTGCTGTAGTGACCCGACAGCCCAGAGCAAATGCCGGGAGGGGCCAGCCCGGCTCCCCTCGCTGTCCCGCACGCCCGCCTCGCGTTCCGCCCCGTGGTGTCCGAGCGCTGATCCCGCGCGCAGCGCAGGCGGCAGGGTCGCTGTGTGTGATCCCAGATCCTTTGACCTTCCAAGCGCGGCAGCACCTGAGGCTCGGGCAGCTCCGGCTCTGAGACACGGCGCTCACAGGACACGGCTCCCTGCGCCGGGCGGGCCCGAGCGCGGCGGGACGGGGCCTCCAGCGCTGTCCGAGCCTCTGTGCGGGACTCGGGGGGCCGGGCCCGGAAGGAACTGCGGTGGCCCGGTGAGACACAGGGACAAGCGGGGGCGTGGGCAGTGCTCACTTTGCGAAAACAACACTGCAGGGGTGCTTAAGGGtaaagactggacatggcacccAGTGCCGTGGTCTGGTTGGCATGGTGGTGTTCCATCACAGGGGTGATTGTTCGAACTAGAGGTCTTTTCGAACCAGATTGATTCAATGATTCTTTGTGAGTGACCCCGAGACCCCCTGAGCCCCCGTCCCAGCTGAGGCGCAGTGCTGAGGTGTCTCTGAAGCACCAAATGTAACGACCTCGGCCGGCTGCGGCCACTGGGGGACAATTGTGTCCTGCCACACCCAATGTCACCTGCGGCCCCGCCACGGTCGGGCCCGGCAGGGAACTACAACTCCCGGCGTGCTCTGTGGCGGGGGGACTACAAAGTCCAGTGTGCCCTGTGGCGGGGGGACTACAACTCCCGGCGTGCTCCGTGGCGGGGGGACGACGACTCTCCGGTGTGGCGGCAGCTCCGAGCGGTCAGCGCGGAGCCCTCAGCCCTGGCCGAGCGGGTCCCGCCGAGCGCGGGCCGCAGCCCGCCCCGCCACCCGCCGCCGCGGGCCCTGCCCAGGAGGTAGGAGCCGGTTCCCCGCTGCCCCTCCCCTCCCGGGCCGTGTCCCCGCCGAGGCGGGTGGCGGTACCGGCCCCTGACGCGGCGCCCTCTGCTTTGCCAGGGTCTCGGCCGGCGGCCGGCGGAGCGGCACGGCCGGATTCAGGGCACCGGTGAGTTCCTGCGCGGGGCTCCCCCGGGAGCCGCTCACACGTTCCCGGGGGCTCAGCCCGGCCCGGTGGGGAGGGAATTTCCTTGCGGGTTCCCCGGGTTAGCGCAGGCACCGCAGTTTGCACTGAGTCGTGCTGGGAGTTTCTCCTAAAAGGCACAATAgtggtttttaattatttattttcactttacaGTGTAGCTCTCGAAAGTGCGGTTAGATGTGGTATGGAGCAGGCTAGTGTTATGTACACTGATCCACATTTTATTTGAACACCCCCCTCCTTGCCctggggatattttttttccttttctccttttttatcgAGTGACATATAAACTATTTTCACATTAGTGCTCCAGCATTGTAACATCTTACCCAGAGCTGAGTTCCTGCTACGTGTCTTCTGTGTTCTACAGGTCCCATCTCCAAAGTCCTTCCAGCCTAATGGAGCCAGCGAAGAAGCCCTGCGATGTGAAATCAAAGAGCTGAAACAGAAAGACCTTGCTCTAGACCAGGAAATTGCACAATTATTGTCAGAGTATGTCCTTGGCAAGCTCAGTGTTTACTTGATgccttaattatttttgtttttaaaataaaatgtgatccAGGAATTGGAGCTGAGAGCTGACCTTCTATGATGCTATGGTTGGTATGGTGTGATGTTGGTTACAGTGTTGTAAGTGATGGGACTTGTTAGAGACAAGAGGGAATTCTTTCCACTTCATGTGGTAAAGCAAAACAAGTTTTACTAGGAGCTTGCATAAGAGGATTTTTGTTTTAGCCTGCGTGTTCCTGAGGTAATTATGTGTTTACTGGGAACAGATAATTTTAGCCACTTGTTATTTGTTGTGAAAGACTGAGATTTTCTAAGGTAAATGTACTGCATAGGATGGAAATGGTAGAACAACAAAGGCTGTTCCAGAACTCTTTTTCATTTATCCTCAAGGATAAACAAACCTTCTAGcgacagaacaagaggaaatggcctcaggctaTGCCAGGGGAacttcaggttggacatcaggaggaatttctttgctgaaaggGTGATTAAACATTGGACTAGGCTggccagggaggtgatggagtcatggtccctggaggtgttcaagagaTGACTGGAtatggcactcagtgctgtggtttagttAATATGGTGCTGCTTAgccaaaggttggacttgatgttCTTGGGGGTCTTTTCCATCCTAAATGATTCTACGattcttaattttttccccatataCAGATCAGAGATACATATCAATGGAATTCACTACAGCCTACTCTTGTTTCTACTTGATTCTGAGAACTTGGGTGCATTGGCTTTCTTGAGCTTGTGTAGATCTTTCATGTTTAGGACTTGCAGCAACTGCACTTTGCTATGTTCAGTCTCTGCTTTAGAGGTGCCAGGCTTGGGTatctcccacagcagcaggaagcccCAGTCCCTCTGTGTCACTTGTGACCTTCCTGGTGTTATTTTACAGGGGCTACAGCCTGGAGGAACTGGACAAGCACATCTCTCTGCTCCATGAGTACAATGAAATCAAAGATGCTGGGCAGATGCTCCTGGGCAAACTAGGTAAGGAAGGGAAAGCTGTTCAAGACCTTTTTAGTCAGTGTTTTCATACAGAAAGAAACTGCTACCATGGAGGCAAAGCTTGTGTTACAGAGTCTTCACTTTAAAAAAGTGTTTGGGCAAGCAGGAGGCACAGCTGCAAAACCTTGGGTTTCTTGGCTATGGGATGTGCCGTGGGATAATTAGGGGAAGAAAACATCACGTTTCTGACTCACCTGatcttttttaatgaaagcaatGCTGTTTCTTTATGTCCTAGCTGTTATCCGAGGAGTCACTACAAAACAGCTCTATCCTGAGTATGACCTGGAGCTCAGTGACTAGTCCTGAACCTGGAGACTGCCATGTCCTGCAAAAGTGACTGTCACTGGGCCATTACACATTGGTGTCATCCTGGTTTAGGAGAGACAGAAGGTGGAAAAGGAACCTTTGGAAAAGGGGTGTAGGATTTTAGATAATTTCATGTACTACCTGAtcaacaggattttttttttggttttttttttttttttggaaggttGTAGTTCAGGTTGATGTTGAGCCTCTTCCATGGAGCCTTTGATTCCCTGCAGTATCCAGGGGCTGTTTGGTTACTGAATGGATAGAGGAAGTGAGGATATACAAATGTGCAATGTAGTAGCTGCTTTGAAAGGAAAACCCTCAGAcgaaagaagggaagaaggcaGAAATTGTGgtggtctgggtttttttttttttttttgtttgttttatcaaCAAATCCAGAGAAGTCTGGGTGTTCTGTCATTTTTGTACTTACCTGCTCTGGTATCTGGAGGTTTTGTATCATTTCTGCAGTAAATGGCAAAATGTAAAGTTGTGTTGAACTGTTCACTCTGAATAAAGCAGCCTTGTCAGTAAATCACTTTAAGAGCCTATATAACAGTGCATGAACCTGGGAACAAATTCTAAAACTATACTGAGACATGAGCTATTAAATTGTTTTC
The genomic region above belongs to Vidua macroura isolate BioBank_ID:100142 chromosome 21, ASM2450914v1, whole genome shotgun sequence and contains:
- the SWI5 gene encoding DNA repair protein SWI5 homolog — protein: MSPAAPPRSGPAGNYNSRRALWRGDYKVQCALWRGDYNSRRAPWRGDDDSPVWRQLRAVSAEPSALAERVPPSAGRSPPRHPPPRALPRRVSAGGRRSGTAGFRAPVPSPKSFQPNGASEEALRCEIKELKQKDLALDQEIAQLLSEGYSLEELDKHISLLHEYNEIKDAGQMLLGKLAVIRGVTTKQLYPEYDLELSD